The Flavobacterium galactosidilyticum nucleotide sequence GCTCCATCAGAATTTACCAATGCATCCTTGACTGCAAAATAGTTATCGAAAACTGCCGTAAGTTGGTTATCTTGCTGCAATTCTGTTTTTGTCATTTCCATGTGATTTCCATGATTATCATGATTCTCTGTAGTTGCAGTTGCTTTAACAGCAATTTTACTTACTCTATCATATTGGCAACAACCGTGTAATTCATTATAAACTTTGTCTGGAGCAAGAAACTTATCGCTATCGTAACCAGCTAAAGCAATACGTTTTAAAATTTCGGCTTGATTTGTTTTTTTAGCATCATACGTTAAAGTAGCCATTTTAGTATCTTTATTCCAATCTACTGTAGCTACATTTTTTAGATTACCTGCTTTTTCTATTGTTTTTTCGCACATGCCACAGTTACCGTAAATTTTTACGTTTTCAGTTACTGAATTTTTTATTTGTGCGTTAGAAATTGTAAAGGTTAACAACATAGTTGCTGCTACCAATATATTTGAAATTGAATATTTCATGGTATAGGGGATTTGTTTCAAAAGATTAAATTCTTTTGAAAATGATTTAATTAAAAATTTTAATTGTAGTAATTATAAAAAAAAGCGTGCCAAACAGGACCTTATTTGCTCTATAATTTAGAAAAAATTACTGCAAAAGCAATAAAATAGCCATATCTATGGCTGTCATAAAATAAAATTAGCCTATTTTAGGAATAAGCCATAATGAAGTAAATCCAGACGAAATAAAAGTTTTTGAACTGTAAAACTTCTGTTTTTCATTTGGAAAATTAAAGAAAGTGTAAGCAAATTCGTTTTCGCTAAACAATGCTAAGCTAACTTGTACCGAAGTTGTTGTACAAGTTGAATGTCCGCATTTACCGTCGCAACCGCTATTTTTATCTGCAGCATGACTTTTCTCAGAGCACTCTTTATGTTCTTGTTTTGAAGTTGTTTCTTTTTTACAACATTCTTTTTCTGACTGAGTTCCACACGCATAAGTCGAACTTGGCAATAGAAATAAGCCAAGCGTTAGAATTATGAGATATAGATGTAACTTTTTAGTCATTTGCCAAAGGTAAGCAGTAATTTTTTTAATAGGTTTAATTTTAACATTTCATATTGATTAGAATAATTACTATTTCTTCCCTACTCTTTGAATATCAGAATGGTATTACGACGCATGTTAGTTTTTACTTTTGAATTTCATTTAGCATAAGTAAACCATAAAAACACTATCTGGCTTAATGTTTACTATTATTGTTTGGATACAAATTCAAATTCCTCTCTACCGCCATCCATAACTCGTGGATGCTACAAGTGTTTCATTACTTCTTTTTCTGATAAAGTAAGCTCTGATTGTTTCATTCCCTTATCTTCATAATATTTATTAGGTAAACTTTTAGATTCAATTTTTTGCATGATATTGGGATGTACGTAATAGGATCTGCACACTTTAGGAGTGTTACCAAGCTCATCTGCTACCATTCGAATCAGCGCATTGCTGAACTTACTCTTTTTAGTTTCACCAATTGCTTCAATGGCATAAGGATATAGTTCCACTGCTAAACGACTAGCAACCCATGTTCTAAAATCTTTACTACTAAATCCTTTACCCATGTGCGCATGTATGTATTCATTTACATCGTCACTATCTACGGCTTGAAATTGACCATCATCATTCTTATATCTAAAGATTTCATACCCCGGCAATTCTGAGGTTTTCTTAATTAATTTTGCTAATTGTACATCATCAATCTCTACATGCCGCATTTGATTGCTTTTACCTTTGTATTCAAAAACTACCTGATTTTTCTCGAAAGTAATATGTTTTCTTCTTAATGTAGTTAAACCAAAAGTTCCATTTTGATTTACATATTGTTTGTTGCCTATTCGAATACCTGTTTCGTCTAAAAGTAATATAATTAAAGCTAAAACTTTATTTTTGTTCCATTCCTTTTCAGCGATATCTTCTAAAACTTTTATCCTAAATTTTTTAAGTGATTTACCAAAAGCTTTCATCTTAGCGAACTTCTCTTCTTGTTTGGATTTTTCAAACTCCGAGTGATAAATGTATTGTTTTCTCCCTTTTGCATCTCTCCCAATGGCTTGTATGTGTCCATCATCCCATTTGCAGATATAAACGTCGGTCCACATTGGCGGAATTATAAGTCGGCGAAACCTACTCAATAGTAATTTATCTTTGATTTTATTGCCGTCTTCATCAAAATATTGATATCCTTTTCCTCGTTTGCGTTTGTGAATTGACATTGCTTCATCGTCAACATGTTTTATGTCAATTTTAGTTTCTATCTTTTTCATAATCAATAACTATTTAATTAATTAAAGGTACTGAATAAGGAAATTACAGAATTTTAGAATAATTAAAGAATTTTATATAATTATTGCAAGACTAGATTTACAACAGATTTTTACCTACAATTTAATAGAAAAAAAATAAAAAAGCCATTCCTTTATCTTATAATTTAGGATTGGCTTCAAAGTATCATCTAAGATAGCTTAATTTTTATTAGGTCTAATAATCATTCTAGGAGATTGATTGCTTTAAAAACAGTCAATCATACATTTATAAAGTGTTTTGACTTTATTTTGATAAGAAATCAATGAAATTGATAACTAGCCAAATCATCAGGAAAATATTATAATGAAATAAACCATTGCATAACTTTATCAAGCTCTTGCAATGGTTTAATTATTTAATCTTTGTTTTGTAAGCAAAAAATCATTCTTTAAAAAACTTAAAAGCTTTTACGCTCTCTAATTTTAAGAAGTACAATCCATTTGTCAAAGCTTGAATATTAATTTTTATCTTATCATCGATACTTCCCGCTTTTATCATTGATCCAAGAACATTGTATATTTTATAATTTTCTGTTGTAGTTAATGCTGAAATTTGAATAAAATCTGAGGAAGGATTAGGGAATATTTGTATCGTACTATTTAAATAATCAAAATTGTTTAGATCTAATGTATTATCTGACAACCAATTTGAAGTTGCACCTGTTAACGAAAATTTATTTAAAGTTCCATTATTTAAGCCAAGTTCGTCAATTAAAATAGTTTCTGAAGCGTTATTTCCACCAGCTATTCCTTGATTAAATTTATAATACGAAACTAAACCTGTTTGTGGTAATACTAACTCGTTAGATTTATTAGTACTAATTTGATTTCCTGTTCTG carries:
- a CDS encoding DUF3347 domain-containing protein, with amino-acid sequence MKYSISNILVAATMLLTFTISNAQIKNSVTENVKIYGNCGMCEKTIEKAGNLKNVATVDWNKDTKMATLTYDAKKTNQAEILKRIALAGYDSDKFLAPDKVYNELHGCCQYDRVSKIAVKATATTENHDNHGNHMEMTKTELQQDNQLTAVFDNYFAVKDALVNSDGAKASGIAKMLLSNLEVVKMDQLEMDVHMVWMKVFTNLKEDAKHIADTKDIAHQRERFINLSKNMYELIKVSKTENPIYYQFCPMANKGKGANWLSKENAVKNPYYGAMMLTCGKTVETIK
- a CDS encoding DNA topoisomerase IB, whose translation is MKKIETKIDIKHVDDEAMSIHKRKRGKGYQYFDEDGNKIKDKLLLSRFRRLIIPPMWTDVYICKWDDGHIQAIGRDAKGRKQYIYHSEFEKSKQEEKFAKMKAFGKSLKKFRIKVLEDIAEKEWNKNKVLALIILLLDETGIRIGNKQYVNQNGTFGLTTLRRKHITFEKNQVVFEYKGKSNQMRHVEIDDVQLAKLIKKTSELPGYEIFRYKNDDGQFQAVDSDDVNEYIHAHMGKGFSSKDFRTWVASRLAVELYPYAIEAIGETKKSKFSNALIRMVADELGNTPKVCRSYYVHPNIMQKIESKSLPNKYYEDKGMKQSELTLSEKEVMKHL